tgtgggagtgATGGTTTGTCCTGGTGCCCATTTCCATAAGCAAGATGATGTGCTGCTCGTTCATCGCTCTCGCCTCGCCCAGAATAGCGGGTATCCTTTGTGTCAGCCACACTCAAGAGGCCAGGAGTCTTGCCAGGATCTGACCGGCTTCGCAGGTGGATCACATCCATCCCTGCTATATCTTCAACTAGCGATGGGTTAACATTATCGTACTGAGACATTACTGGTCCCTTGGTTCTCTGCCGTGTCCTATTCTCTCGCCTCAGAGACTGCAGCCTGTAACGGTCCATATCCTCCATGTCCCATGAGATATGAAGCGGACGAGGATGATCAGGGGGCAGTGCAGGAGGGACATCTCTACTGATGAAATTGTGCTCCCTCAGAGTGCCTCTGGGGTACGGAGCCAGTCCTTGTGATCTGTAAGTACCTTTAGGCTGAACTCTTGTAGTGTAAGAAGCAAAGTCACGGCTTGGATAGAGGTGAAGTTGACGCAAACGTAAGGTACTGTATGGATCCATGTCATAGAAAGTGCCATCTGAAGAGTAATAAGTAGTGCTTCCCGTATAGGGGCTATAACGGTAATGGACCCTCCCATTCTCAAAGTAAGGCTGCAGCTGGGTGACATGATAGTCAGACTGAGGACTGAAGGTGGGACATGGTTTGTACTGATACAGAGGCCGCGGGCAGTATGTCGGCTCGTCGTCTGGTGGCACTTCTGTTCTTGATATAGGGACAGCGCGTATGGGAGGTGGAGGAGGTTGCATAGGCACATGGAGAGACTGCACCCGTCTGATAGTAGGATAGGGAGGTGCTTCCTCTGAAAAACTGCGCGTGCCTGAGCTGACAGACGACATGTAATCAGGCCTACTCCTTGTACGCGAGTGCTTAACAGGGTTAATGTAGGTGCCATAGAGAGAAGAACTTGTGGGGGGTGTTTCACAGCGAGAACCATAGGATGGAGGGGGTATGTGTGATGGGACACTGTCTGCCCGGTATGACTTGGAGACAACTGTTTTGTGTTGCAGGAAATAATCTAAAGGCTCATTCAGAGACTCGGCTTCAGGCTGGGGTGGGGGGTATGGGTGCCGATAACTGGTTACAGGCTCAGTTGTTTCAGACTTTCCAGAGGAGGGATAGGGATAGGGGTGTCTGTATGTATCTCCCGTTTCAGCTATATCCTCCGGCTTGGCCTGGGAGGGATAAGGATGTCTGTAGTTAGGAGCTTGTTCCAACATGCTCTCAGACTGAATGTGAGCTGAATTGTGTCTGGGGAAGGCATCTTCCAAAGATGACGGCAGCATCATTGTACTCAACAGTGAGTGGTAATTGTTGGCTGTGATGGTGTCGTTGTAGTTTGAGTGGAGGGCAGTGGCCAGCCGACTCTCCATGGTCCTGACCGGTGGAACTGGTGGTGCAGAGCTGTATGTGGCCTGTGCAAGAAAGGACTCTGACCGGTGGTGGAGCTGTGGCGTCCTTGAGCTGTCCTTTGCTTGGTCCGGAACCACCGCAGGGAAACATTCACTCGGTAAGGTGGTACTGTGTTCATTGGACCCAGCAGGTTGATTCTCATCAGGTGGAATAGATACAGCAACCtggagcaaagaaaaaaaaaaaaactttacaaacCATACTGCTTATAGCTACTTGACCTCACAGGTTTATATGCTGCCAGTCAGTGGTGCAAAATATTCTCAGATACATTTATgtaatacaagaaataaacagaacaGTCTATTGTTTCAGTACCTGGCTCGAAGGACTGAGGCCTGGTGTCAGTCCTGTTAGTGGATTCTGGCTGCTCACGGGGCTGTAGTGGATGGTGGTGATGGAAAAGGAGGAGGCAGTGCTGGGTGTTGTAGCTGGTGATGTCTTTTGGGACTCCAGAGCAGGACTGGTCTCCCATGTGACAGGCAGTGGGACAgctggtgtgggggacattttttgTGGGGGGCTCTCAGGGGGCGGAAGTTCCTCTGGAGGGGGAGGTAAGGGAAAATCCATAAACTGGAGATATGGAGGTCTCTTTTGTGAAGACGCCTGTTGAGCAGATTCTGCCAATGCTAATGCAAGCATACGGGCAGCATTTTTTGGTGGCGGCGGAGGGGGGATTAATGAAACACTAGGAACAGGGGCCGGTTCTTGAGGAGATTCTTCAGCAAATGCTCCTGGGGAAAAAacccaaattatatattaaggCTTTTGCTTCAGTTATAAACAAAGACCCGGCAAATACGATTTTGCATAAAATACACTGAACATGAACATCATTGGAATCTGCCGCTCATGCATCGGACGCCCCGAGGTGTTATGTCTGTGATAACATTTCTAGCCCCCGTAAGGATACAGATAGGATTTGTGAACATTTCCCACTTACTGTTGAACAGGTTGTGCTcgtgcacgcacacacacacacacgcattccGGTACGACCGCATCTATACCAGGTGGAAAGTACTATTCCTAGGTtagatttttttacttttaaaaagtaTGATACAGGCTTAAGCCACTATCCGAAAGTAGAGTGCTCCTAACCAAACGTTTTATAAGCTGAAATGGCgtaaaactaaaataatgaaCGCTATTTTCACTTAACTTTTTTGTTCCCGCTGAAAACATGTGCTAATGTAAGTCTTTCATAAAAGCGAAGTGTCGTTAAGTGAACTTTTGAAAAGTGGGGaatatctgtatatttttaagTGACAGGGGCACTTTGAGATTGCGGGGTTTTTCTACCCATTTTTACGTAGGGTAATATTGTATGTAAGTTCTGGCTTCTAGCGTCAGAACATTCCTTCATTGTCTCCAACCTGTCTCAAGGTTGATCGGGCAGAGTCCTCGATGTAACTGGTGATGTGCCACTGGAGGTGGTTTGGGGGAATAATGTGTACTTCAGCGCATGCATTATTGACACGTTGTTAGCATACAACTCGCCAGGGTCCAAGGCAACAACAATTTGGCAGTATTTGAAATAAGCATTACGCTAAATATTGTGAGGTGAAAGCCAAGATTCAAATCCTTAAGCAAAAAGTCAAATGCCAGATCTGACATTAGTAACTAAGGGCACCAAATAGGCTAAGCCAGATGGCCTGATTGTCCACAGACTGCGTCTGGCTGTTAGTTATTAAAGGATACATTCAGTACATTTATAGCATAAAATGCAGCAAGAATAAagaatgacattttttaaatctatcttttgtttaattattgaaAGCAACACACCCTTCCCCCTTAGAAAAGTTTAAGTGTTTGCATAAGAAAGCTTGTTGTTTCTGTGTGATGTTTCTCGGTCAGTCACGTTAACTGGGCAGTACTGAGCGTGAAAGGAACCCGGGGCAGATGGCACATTAACAAGCACCGGTTCTACTATAAAATATACGAAACTAGATTGGGAGTGGACTGCACCTTTTTAAACACCAGTTAGGGAGTAAACCTTATATTTAGGAATTGGCGTGGGACCTTCTTTATTTTGGTAAGAAAAATAGTACACCCCGTTCTCTCTACAGGGTGTacccttctgtctcctcccTGCATTATATAATATTGCTGTAGAtaaatcctatatatatatatatataatctgcaaTTATAATACCTGCCTTATATTACTCTGACTGCTCTATGAGGGCACGGGATCCACACAGGGCCCGTCTTGTCACGTCTCACTGTTGGAGTACTATTTGGAGGTTTAATTTTGACGGATTGTTTTGTGCACAAATTTTTTAGCAACTAAACGGTTGTTTAACTTAAACCGATACAGATGAATCTTTCAGAGAATTAGTGGGTATGATAACTGAACTCTTACATACCTGGAGGGGTAGGTACAGTGGGGGCTGGCTTGTTTTCTTCTAATTGCAGGACTTCTGTCTCGTCCCTTTGAGATGATCCAGCTGTGTTCCTAGTATGGAACTCCTGGTTGCTGTGATCTGTATATTCCAGTTCAGTGATATGTGCAGCTTGTGATGAAGCTGGCGAGATGATTTGTGCATTATCCTCAGTCTCTGGGCCACTGGGGCTCCAATGCAATACCAAGGGAGGCTCAGAGGATCCAGCGGACTCTGCTACAGCTGGGGCAGGGAGCATGGCAGTATCCTCCAGTCTGCATGTAGTATTTTGTCCAGACCCAGCTTCCTTGGGACGCCCATCCTTGCACCAAGCCAGTGTATGGGTAGCCCCGATTGTGCTTTGCATGCTCCCAATCATTTCAGATACCCTGCTAGGCAGCGAGATTGTGACCGGATCAGAGATGGTCACTGGACAACGAACCACTTTACGGCCTACTTTAGGCGAAAAGGCATGGACTACTTTTTCTGCAAAGGATGGGGGCTTTGGGACCTTCTCCCCACTAGGACTGCGGTCAGGGGTTAGGAAGGGACTCAGAATCTTTTCTTGGAAGGGAGACATGGGTTCCGAGCCGGAGGCACTGCCTGGAGTTTGAGCTCCCTTTTGCGTTCTGTCTTTGTGGTTACTTGCAGCGGCGTCCACATGGAATGAGTTGGTGATATCTGGTCCTTCACATTCCAGCTGGGGTGGGCTGCATTGGAAGGACATGGGGTCGAAGTCCAAGCTGGCCATGCCGATGTCTGGTGGACTCAGATCTTCATCATCATGGCAACGTGTGGACAGCATTGCAGGAATGTGAATCAGCCCCTCGTCACCATCGCTATCTTGGTCCTGGGGCAGATTATCATAGGAGTTGCAGCGATTGCAGCCATCTAGAAGATCCCCGTTATACGAGGCAGAAAGAGCATCACTGCTTGAACGAGGACGCCGAGGGCGAAATAACTTGGATTcccctgggggggaaaaaaacaaactttgagGGTACACAAAAATCTTTGTGATATACAGAAAGTAGAGACTAGAGTAAGACATTTACTGATCTggctctccccaagcacatttaCCAAATAATGGCACCGCATCCAAATAACTAGTAGATCCTCCCTACAGTGCATGCAAATCTCTCCTTTCTGTCATATTCAGTTCCATAGTACCAGGACCAGACTAGACCCCTCTGCCTCTCTATAGCCCTATGGTGGGTTCAGCTAACGCTAACTCTTAGAAAACCGCTTTACAGGACATGGCCCTCCAATTTGCGATGTAACGCTCACCTCCCAAGGATATTCATCTGCTTTCTTTTCATAAGTTCAGAAATCACAACAATAAGTACTGAGATATCTGCGaatgcctttaaccctttcatttacaCATCAAACTTACCCTCCGCTGCATGCAGGGAACTAAGAGACTCCTCGCTCTTGGCTGAGCGCATGGTGCTTGTGTCTCCTCTTCCTCCTGCAGACGCAAACCACATGGTCAGTGAGACTTGTTTGTGTTGCACGTTTTATAGTGAAAGTACTGATCTACTGTCCCCGAGCTATCTGTGCACACGATACATGCTGTCCCCTAAAGCTTCTGCCCACCTGCTAAGGCCTTCATTTCCAGCGGCTCACTTGGATTGCGCTGAAGCTTCCTCTTTGACAtggatgaggaagaggaggatttgCCCAGGTTAAAAAAGGAACGCCAGCTGCCAACAGGGGACTTCTTCATTTTGTTGGGTGGTCTTTTTCTAATAAATTGCAAATAGACAGTTTGTTTCTACATTGGATTTGAGTGGGTCAGCATagcatatacacaatatatacaataacattCAGGACAGGTCTAATATTGGCATCCTAACACAGCAGATCTGGGGCAGCCACTAAGAAACACCACGACAATGCCCATCTGAATCACTAGTTTGTTCCACGCGAGAAGCACGAGGAATAATCCACAtggaacgtgtgtgtgtgtgtgtgtgtgtgtgtgtgtgtgtgtgtgtgtgtgtgtgtgtgtgtgtgtgtgtgtgtgtgtgtgtgtgtgtgttatcgGAAGGAAATTAAGTCGATGATTAAACGTGGTAGAGAACATGCCAAACGATCACCAAGATCTTACAAGAAAGTGAATGTCAGGGATTAAGGTGCGGACTCATTTACTGCGGAATGGACTGTACAGATACCGGAGTTGGTTAAAAACTCAAACATGAAAAGAATACCTCGCTTTAGCAGGAGAATGCGATATGTACTAATACCATGCAAGTGACTGTAAAGCAACAGTCTTCTaaatattgtcttttatttggAGAACAAATCAGATATCttcataaaatgaatgaatggtCGGCCATTATTACCCGCAGCTTAACCCCTTTACTCTTAGAATTAGAAAGTGCTTGTATTAAAGCAGATTTCAGGAGAAGGGAACCTCTGGTTCAGTTCTTACCTTTCAGCTGGAAAATCTATTACCGTGTGGAACTTTCCCTGCAGGGCTGCCGGCCCCTCTCCCACCTCAATGTACTTGCTGTCAGTCACTATTGGAGAGTTAATTTGGGCCTGCGTCCGTGCCTGAGCCTCCTCCAGGCTGAGTAACTTTGTTGATGGTGAAGAAACCAGAAGAGACTTTGGACGGGAGAGAGACGTGTGACCTGTTAACAGGAAGGTGGAAGGAATGTCAGCTGCGGACTGGCGCTCTACGGCACGTCAACCACCCTACACCCCTTATATGacttatacacatgcactggcacacatggAAAGGTACAGCAAAAATGGAGACAGCAACACAACCCTAGGTCAATCCTCTGCAAGCAGACACTTTGGGCTCACACAGTGTAACACAAGATGTGCATGGAGAAAAGGCATGGCTATAGGTGTGCCAATCACACAAGGAACCAGCAACATGTTTCTGCAGGAACGGCAGATCCTAAACTACATTAAGTGGCCTCTGTCTCATTCCTAAAGCAGCCGGGGTGGGACAactatttgttttgctttttggcAGAACATGGTAAAGTCCAGGCCAGACAGGAACATTCTGCCAATTACCTCGAAGTACAGCCTCAATCATCCATGAGGCTTCAGCGGAATTACCTCAAAGTTACACAATGCCAGTTATCAGCTATCAGCTCTTAACATGAAGGCTGTCTGTCACAGCCTGGATTGTGTTTGTGAAGCTGCCGGCAGCGTTTGGGTTCCCTCCTTGCTGTTTATAGGAGGATTTAAACGTCTGAAGACTCGGTATGTAGCTGTGCCTTATAACCCCTGCTCCACCAATCCTTTACAAACCTGTGACCCTGGAACCCCCGTGCCATTAACAGACAACACTGGAGGTGTCAGTCAGATTCATGGACATGATTCTAAGATGCTGTCCAAACCCCGGTCCTTCATCCCTTCCCAAAAAAGTGAAGAGGAAGCTAACCTTGCTGATACATACCAGCACCATCCCGGATCACGGCGCTGAGTTTGGGACTGAATAGAACCTCTACATGGTTCAGGATGAATTCCACCACCACGGACTGTATCCGCACCTCCATGAATGCTGCGGTGCCGCTGAAACACGCTGATTCAATCTGTTTTGACCTAAAATCAAAAGCATTCAGTCATATACCCAATTCTGACTCACAGCCTGGGAGACGTCTGCATGTTACACAACAGAAGAATAGAGGAGAATTAAATAAGAAAGTTTGGGTTTAAGCCCTGGAAGGTTTGTGGTCGCAAGGAGACTAATTTAGATCTCAAGTAACCAAATACAGAGTATAGTTTGGGCCATTTCACTGGTATTTCTAATCTGCCTCAATTCTGCTGAAAGTTTGACTAAACTGCCACGTTTACAACAATGAGACAGCCCAAAGCCGACCAAAGCTATGCAGCGGCCATCTTCAGCGGATCCACAAATTAATCTTCTTGCTTACTGAATGAATTGAAGGAAAAGTGGTTTTGAATTTGGTATTTGGATAGAAAAATTAGGCCAAAAACATCTTTACTGCTATGCTGTATTTTGGGGGGAAATCTAACCGAATGTTCAGTGTTTTGCGTTTAGGAATTTAAGCACAGAACAGATAACGATCTCGGTGTAACAGGAAACCTGTAGTGTCTGAAGAGCCAGAGAAGTACAGATTCACTCGATACCCCAGAACCCCCTGAGACAGAAAGAAAGGTTGAAGGGAAAGAATATATTATGGAAATAATGCTTCATAAGAAACGTCAGAGGCAAAGAATACCCTAATGCCTCTTGGCATACACCATACCGGGAAGTAATGGTCCCATACCGGAGCAGGTTGGGCGCCCAGACGATGGCCAGGTTCTTGGTGTGCATGTTGGTCATGGAACAGTACGTTGCAAGTCGGGATAAATGGCGCATAAGAAATTCCAGAGTCCTGCATGAGGTAGAGAATACCGTTAGGGGAAAAACCGGAAGTGGGGACAGATCGGGTCCCATTGGCTGATCTCTAGTCCCCCCCAGTGACATGCCACTTCCAGTtatggtgcaataaatatatataaaatacctgTCATTACAGTCAAATGTCCAATAAATATCCAATTACGTGTTTTATTAAGGTGGAACACAGCGTGAGAATGTATAATTATGTGTGACAAATTAGTGTATCATAACGCATGTAAGGAAAAATGCTACATAAAACAGCGTTTGTGGGCAAGTGATGCCATTAAATATACACTTCATGCTTTCAAAATACCAAAGTTCTTGGTGGGGTTTTACCCTCACTTGAGAGAATATTTATttgggcaaactagatgggccaaatggttcttatctctgGTGCTCAACGGGAACGCTCTCAATGCGACGCCTAAACCAGGTCAGTCTTGGGTAGTGTGAATACAGCCACTCAcagctttaataataataataataatatcatatgtCCCGTTTCCTGCACATGTTAATGACTTTGCTCAAACTATTCACTTTACTCTGTGCTCTGTTGGCTGGAGGCAGCCAGGTTTGTATTTGTAATTAAGAGTTTTTGTAAGGTTCTAGAGGAAATTTTGAATTCTGCTCCAAAGACGTCCatcattcaaataaataaactataatatCCCAAATGCTTCAAAAAGCCTGCTAGcttcctgccccgcagcccgcGGAGGTCGGCTAATTTCCTTGTGTGCTGCAAACAACCCTGATTACCGTGATAAATAAATGCAAGGTGAGAGGATGCCATGCATTTCGCATCTCGTAAACGCGAGGGTGCCAGGCAGCTCGCAGCCTGAAGGAATGCCCTGTGTTTCCCATGCAGATGAATCATAAGCTAAGTTAGAGTCACAATATCTTGTGGCGCAGACAGTGGGCCTCAGTAACTCTGTCCTTTCacgatacccccccacacacagacaTTCCTTAATGCCTATGGGGGTGGAGGGTCAGTGGAGCATAAACAGATGTTGCTCTAGCATGTCACCTCCGTCTGTGCTGAAGCGGACGCATGCCCTGCACGCCGTCATCTGGGTGATGAGGCTACTTTACCTTTCTGTGCTTTTTCCCTTTTCCTTGAAATTTCTACTACAAAATATCTTTACATCTTACACAAATAGATTTAAATGACACAATTTCTCACATTAGGTCTATTCACACTATAATAACATGTTTTATAAGTATGGACACATTAAGGTCCACTCCACAATTAAGAATTTAAGCTGGGGCATGTTCACTTTTGCAGAGGTGCAGATGGATGCCTGATATGTTCTGGGTACAGAGATCGAAAGAATGAACTCTGACCTGTAATGAGGTGGAGGCAGCTGTTGGATGACATCATGGATCTTTACTAGTCGTTCCTCATCTGTTGCAGCAGAGACAGCATCCTGCGGGAGAAGAGCAGGGTTCCAGACACAATGATTAGAGACAGATAGATAAGCTAACAAAACTAAGCTGTGCTTGTTTACAAAAGAAGGCCCACTCGGATCTTATCTTATGGCTTTACTGTAAACAAAGTCCAGGGTGATACAAAACATCTCTGCATATATACATTGAAAATGCCTCGGATACACTGCTATCTATGAGGAAAGTCTGACGAAGCTCTACACCAATATTGcagcatttttaatatatttaacctTTCAGCTACCCTCTTGTCAGTCAAAGTAAACCGTACCTTTTATGGTGTCATATCCTATGCTATTTTAGAAAAGTTAAAAACTTAACAGTTTGTCCCAATAAATGCTTAAAAATCACGCAGAAGATGTCTCATTGAGGCACCTACAGCGATCAGCCACTGAGGAAAATAGTTACTTAACTGGGCAGCACAAGAGCCCAAGGTAGGAATTTGACGTGGAGAGAAGACGATTAGAAAGGTTTAAACTTATAAACTGAGCATCCTTGTTTCCACTACACTCTCTCTGAAAATCCTACACCTCACCACGTGATGAGGAACCCACTGTGACTTACAGAGAATTTCTCATAGAGCTGATAGGTCAGGAGAGGGTTTGGGAGTTCGCGGAAGTAGAGTTTACACAGAGAGCCGACACAGTGAATGTCCTGGATATACACGTCTTTAGTCAGGTCTGGGATCTGCTCCGAGTCGAACTCGTGGCTGGAAAAGTCAAGGACCACCAATAAACCTTCAAACACTCCTGACATTGATGCATGTGAAAAGCATATTTGTTTGTCAGGTGATAGACGGGTGCGTTGCGTGTGCTCGTGAATCCCTCACCGTAGTTTCTGGATGTTGGATGCAATCCCTGACAGCCGGTAGATTCCATCCACAATGCCGTGCTTCTCGATGAACTCGGTGCAGCTCCTGAGGACCTGGGGAACTTCACACAGAAAAAGAGCAAAGGGGAATCACACACGAGTGCAGCAACAGACTACATACATAGCAGATTTTAACCCTTGGACCAGCCAAATAGGAGCCCAATGAGCCCTTTAACTGGATTCCATTGacacaatataaaacataacactCATGTGAGTGCAAAGGGCCAAGACACAGTCTGTTGCTCACATCACCCCCAGAGAAGACAAGTGCTTAACGTGGCCGAGCTCTTCCAGTACACCCTGCGGAGAGGCATGCAGAGTATGCAACAGATAATGTATAGGACAGGACCTGTCCACCCGCAATGAAAAACTACTGAACCCACATCAACAAGAGGTTATAACTCCAAAAGTACACGTATGTACCTAACAATCCAGACAAACCGGGATGATATAGGATGAGAGCATTTCTCATCAAGGAAGCCGCCGTTTATTTTGAATGAACCAGTGATAAATGTGACCTTACTTGAGTTGATATCtataatattttgttatgttgcATCTTGTAGGTGGCAACGCCCCTGCTGCTGATCCGAACCCTCTGAAGTACTAAGAAGGGACACAATAGTGTCTGTATTTCCCTAGACAAACAGCCTATACGTCAATACGCTGCGCGTAGCAGCGCAATTCAGCAACAGAAACTGCCGACACTTCTGCGGCTCACCTGGGAATCGCACCTGGGTTCTGACAATAGCGAACAGGACAGAGCTTTTCCTCCAGGTGTAACTCGCACACCTGGTTTCAGGTTTCCTGTCAGGTTCTATACACCAAAAAAAGCTATCCACTGGTTCCCTGCAGGCCACACCCATGGCTCAGCAGCTCTGCCCTGTAATTACTACTGCTTTTAGTATCTTCTATGTGTGTTGCATAAACGTTAGCAGGTTCTCTGAATAATTTATTAGGACTTGTCAGCTGTGATGCATTTTTGAGCTCTTAACCAATTAGTTACTGGAATGACTTATACCAGGAGTAAGTCATGGTCCCAGGACACACTAATGTGGCAATTTGTGGATGGGCAGAACTGAACACACAGCAGTTCTATCTGCCCTTTGCCTCTACATTAGTCTGATGTGAGTTACTGTTCTGGGGGTGAGGGGTCCAATGTACATCCGCTCCACAAGCCAAGCAGTCGGCTTAAGGTCGTCACCAGGCTGAATACACAGGGCGAACCGTCTGCGCTTTTCTCATTGTAAATCATTCTGTAGCTGGCATACAGCATCCATGTGATGTGAACACGTACAGCACCGGTTACCAGCCGGCATTACCATGACAGAATACACAGAAGGGGCATTTACCATCCTGTCCGGAATTAAGCAGGTGCTCCCCAAGATCGCAGCCGAACACTCGCTCCCTCAGGATTCCCCGctgcttcagcttctgtttacTGGGCCGGGACTTCATGAAGGTTCTCAGGAAGGTTATGAGTTTGCCGTGTTTTCTGGACACTGTGagacacaaaaaacaaattgcaTTTTGAGCCTTGACATCGCATGGCTTTTAAAATACtaattaaaacacacaaagcagGAAAGTTTAGGAAGATAATCTTTTTGGGCTGATGGACACACCCTTCATTATTAGTTGCCAGTTGTTTGTTCACATAAATTGTACACGATTTCTAGTCTTGGTAACCAGATACTCGAGCCGCCCGTCCTTTTCTCCACCGCACCCCTCACCGACCCATGGGAAACCTTCATGGCAGAGCCATACGTGGCATGGTTGGGTGCTTTTGTCACTCTTTGTTCTCTGGAATCTGTGGCTATTTTCCCATATAGAGGAACTTGTTATTGAGTAGATGGCAGTGAGTTTTATTACAGCGAGGGTACACTCACTCCATACCAGGCAGTATGTTGGACTCGTGCCTTTTACTGCAGGTTCATATGGTGAAAAGAACTTAATTCTAGTTTTCACCTGAAAATATCTCACAGTCACTGGGTTTTAACTGTTCTTAATATCTGCTAAATGGTTGTCCATTTAGCCATTGACACTAACATACAACGCATAGGGCATGATGTCAATCAGTTGGCTGCGCATGCACAGCAATCTTAACTCAAGAGCTGTTAGCAACAGAACCAACCAAACCATAAAGCACCTTCTGCCCTGGATGTGCCCACAGACATTGTGTGTCTAACGATGTGTGGCTAACGATTGCAAACCCGTTCATGCTAACATACTTTGGTTCTGTTTATTAAACGATGTGTAATTAGACTTTACAACAAGTTACACCCCATGAGCATTCCTTAAATCTTATCCATGCACCGCCTGTGTTATTACGGTGAAGTCGCCTGAAACAATCTATGCATCTTCATGTCTGTCTGAACTTAAACCAGTGAAATCATGCACAGGTACCATGGGACGAATCGCGGCCCCCTCTGTCTCCTAAACTCTGCACTGGAAAGGGGCCTTTCCAACCACCCCTGCCAGTACTATCTTAGGCCTCATTTAATGCCCTCTGGCATACAAATACCAGCCCTCTCTCACAGGCGGCTTCAATCACTGCGCGCCTCTACTGTTCTCTTGGGCTCCAGCCCACTCCTTTGAAATCCAGGAACTCCCTTCATTCTAAACACAGAGGTAAAAAAGGAACAAACGATGAACGATTCAGAAGCCAGGTGTCTGCTGTCATTTGCTAGAACCGTAACAATAACTCCAGCTCTGCACCAGAAGAGCAGAATGCTTTCTTAGGAGGTGCCAGGGCTAATCCCTGGTATTTACCACAAGAACGTTAAAACCACAACAAAGCAAACAGCGTCTGGAACAGTTAAATCAAGGAGAAGATGAGCGACATAACAGCCAGTCTTCTTACCCCTGCTTCAGATAATCCTGGACGTTAGAGGGGTCTTGGGTAATAGACCAACCAAATAGAAACCAGTCTGGGGCTTAACGGAGAAGGTGAAACTAATACATAGAAACACATTCCCCTTGTTAGATGTGGTCTTCTCTGTGTGACCCAGCATCACGGAACTGCCCACTGTACCCTCAGGCATTTACAGAGATTGTCCCATCTTTAGGGTTAGCATGGACACCACCGCCTTACCTAGTCCAGGGATGCAAGCAGAGGCAAGAGGGCAAATCCAAATATTTCCTCAGCGTAGAAAAAAATGCACG
This window of the Spea bombifrons isolate aSpeBom1 chromosome 12, aSpeBom1.2.pri, whole genome shotgun sequence genome carries:
- the ARHGAP32 gene encoding rho GTPase-activating protein 32 isoform X5, producing MKSSLHLEEDDFVPELPRSIHPRERPDWEETISAMARGADIPVPGELPIGAEIPLRPCTSTASMKVKHVKKLSFTKGHFPKLAECAHFHYENVDFGSIQLTLADEQNEVSRNGCESNELVFLVLVACQGRSWIVKRSYEDFRVLDKHLHLCIYDRRFSQLSELPRADSVKDSPELVTQMLMAYLSRLSAIAGNKINCGPALTWMEIDNKGNHLLVHEESSINVPAIAAAHVIKRYNAQAPDELSFEVGDIVSVIDMPPKELTTWWRGKHGFQVGFFPSECVELINDKVPQSMTNSVPKPVSPAHGMRPASWSYFPPYLEMDSVGPACLSQSYSQPSSVSRKHGKLITFLRTFMKSRPSKQKLKQRGILRERVFGCDLGEHLLNSGQDVPQVLRSCTEFIEKHGIVDGIYRLSGIASNIQKLRHEFDSEQIPDLTKDVYIQDIHCVGSLCKLYFRELPNPLLTYQLYEKFSDAVSAATDEERLVKIHDVIQQLPPPHYRTLEFLMRHLSRLATYCSMTNMHTKNLAIVWAPNLLRYGTITSRSKQIESACFSGTAAFMEVRIQSVVVEFILNHVEVLFSPKLSAVIRDGAGMYQQGHTSLSRPKSLLVSSPSTKLLSLEEAQARTQAQINSPIVTDSKYIEVGEGPAALQGKFHTVIDFPAERKRPPNKMKKSPVGSWRSFFNLGKSSSSSSMSKRKLQRNPSEPLEMKALAGGRGDTSTMRSAKSEESLSSLHAAEGESKLFRPRRPRSSSDALSASYNGDLLDGCNRCNSYDNLPQDQDSDGDEGLIHIPAMLSTRCHDDEDLSPPDIGMASLDFDPMSFQCSPPQLECEGPDITNSFHVDAAASNHKDRTQKGAQTPGSASGSEPMSPFQEKILSPFLTPDRSPSGEKVPKPPSFAEKVVHAFSPKVGRKVVRCPVTISDPVTISLPSRVSEMIGSMQSTIGATHTLAWCKDGRPKEAGSGQNTTCRLEDTAMLPAPAVAESAGSSEPPLVLHWSPSGPETEDNAQIISPASSQAAHITELEYTDHSNQEFHTRNTAGSSQRDETEVLQLEENKPAPTVPTPPGAFAEESPQEPAPVPSVSLIPPPPPPKNAARMLALALAESAQQASSQKRPPYLQFMDFPLPPPPEELPPPESPPQKMSPTPAVPLPVTWETSPALESQKTSPATTPSTASSFSITTIHYSPVSSQNPLTGLTPGLSPSSQVAVSIPPDENQPAGSNEHSTTLPSECFPAVVPDQAKDSSRTPQLHHRSESFLAQATYSSAPPVPPVRTMESRLATALHSNYNDTITANNYHSLLSTMMLPSSLEDAFPRHNSAHIQSESMLEQAPNYRHPYPSQAKPEDIAETGDTYRHPYPYPSSGKSETTEPVTSYRHPYPPPQPEAESLNEPLDYFLQHKTVVSKSYRADSVPSHIPPPSYGSRCETPPTSSSLYGTYINPVKHSRTRSRPDYMSSVSSGTRSFSEEAPPYPTIRRVQSLHVPMQPPPPPIRAVPISRTEVPPDDEPTYCPRPLYQYKPCPTFSPQSDYHVTQLQPYFENGRVHYRYSPYTGSTTYYSSDGTFYDMDPYSTLRLRQLHLYPSRDFASYTTRVQPKGTYRSQGLAPYPRGTLREHNFISRDVPPALPPDHPRPLHISWDMEDMDRYRLQSLRRENRTRQRTKGPVMSQYDNVNPSLVEDIAGMDVIHLRSRSDPGKTPGLLSVADTKDTRYSGRGESDERAAHHLAYGNGHQDKPSLPQKQSGAGRSRLQHDSEHRSHTDPGHRQHTDGRNGPPCPPVDYSSKNMPNTSESTSHHSSTNKYPVALQEPTRLNHRDLRHSGEVERPLTRPDHPHREGYREEAATFVSAAPPPKPERSHSLRGHNPEALDRDPGIFYPYQTLHGKRNNSSTALPQYDNIGDYHSFPHHRSTSHSNPNAFPLPHGRTYATALGQGAFLAAELSLQRPETKIHAE